CCCTTACGTTGATGGGCACGTTTTCGCGGTCCGACGGCGTATGCAGCAGTCCCGCATCCATGCCGCTGAGCGCCAGTTGCACCGTGTTGGTCACATCTGCCGCCGAAACTCCGTGAAGTGCAGCTTTATCCAGATCGACCTTCAGGTCGTACTTCGGCTGCGGATCCTCCACGTACCAGTCCACATCCACCACGCCCGGAGTGTCCTTGAAGATCTGCTTCACCTGCTCGGCGACCTTCATCTGTCCGTTGAGGTCCGGACCATAGACTTCTGCAACCAGCGTCTGAAGTACCGGCGGCCCCGGCGGTACCTCGCTCACCTTGATGCGCGCGCCGAACGGTTCACCAATCTTCACCAGTTCCGGGCGAATTCGTCTGGCGATCTCATGGCTCTGTTGCGAGCGTTCATCCTTCCCAAGCAGGTTGACCTGGATATCCGCCTGGTTCGGACCTCGCCGCAGAAAATAGTGCCGCACAAGTCCGTTGAAGTTATACGGACCAGACGTGCCCGCATAGATCTGGTAATTCGCAATCTCTGGCTGCTTCGCCAAAAGGCTGCCGAGTGCCTGTGCCACACGAGTCGTTTGCTCCAGCGTCGTACCATCGGGCATGTCGACGATCACCTGGAACTCGCTCTTGTTGTCGAACGGCAGCATCTTCACTTTCACGAGTTTCAGCGGAACGAACATCACCGCCAGCAGAAGCAGAACCACCACGCCGCCGAGGAAAATATGCCGCTTTTTTCTTTCCGAGATCAGAGGGTTCATCACCCGGCGGTACAGCTTCGTAGTCCAGCCTTCCGTTTCATGGTGTCCATGGCCGCCTGAATCCAGAGCATAATGACGTAGCAGTCGCAGTGCCGCATACGGCGACACGACGAATGCCACAATCAATGAGAAGAGCATGGCTGCCGATGCGCCCACCGGGATCGGCTCCATGTACGGTCCCATCAGTCCGCGGACAAACGCCATCGGCAGAATCGCAGCGATTACTGCAAACGTAGCCAGGATCGTCGGGTTTCCAACCTCGTCCACCGCTTCCACTGCGACTTCCGTCAGCGATCGTCCCTTGTTCTGCGGAAGCCGGAAGTGCCGGACAATGTTCTCCACCACCACAATCGCGTCATCCACCAGGATGCCGATGCTGAAGATCAAGGCAAACAGCGTCACGCGGTTCAGCGTGTATCCATACAGATAGAAGATGGCCAGGGTCAGCGCCAGCGTTACGGGGATCGCTATCAGCACCACACCCGATTCGCGCCACCCAAGCGCCACGGCAATGAGCAGTGTCACCGAAAGCGTTGCGATAAACAGGTGCTTCAGCAGTTCGTCCGACTTCTCTTTTGCCGTCTCACCATAATTTCTCGTCGTGGTAATGTTCAGATCGGCTGGAACCGTGTTCCCTCTCAACGCGTGAATACGTTCCAGGACCTGCTCCGCAATGACAGTGGCATTTGTGCCCTTGCGTTTCGCGACCGTCAGCGTCACCGCCGGATAATCGACACCCGCGCCCTTCTCGCTCCCACCATTCCCGAAGAGCACATAATCCGACACCTCGGCCGGACCGTCCTCAATCGATGCCGCAACGTCTCGCAGATACACCGGACGCCCGTTCTTGACCGCCACTACTACCTGCTGCAAGTCCGCGGCGGAATTCAGAAAATGCCCAGCCTCAACTTTGAATTCATTATTCGATTGCGAGAAACTGCCGGCATCCGCCCGGGCGTTCGCTCCCTGGATCGCATTCACCACCTGCCCCGCGAAGACGCCGTATGCCGCCAGCCTCTGCGGATCCAGCATCACGCGTACGGTCCGCGGCAAACCGCCGATGATGTGCGTCTCTGAAACGTCATCAACCTGCTTGATCGTGTGTTCCAGTTCCGCCGCTACCTGCCGCAATCGCTGCGAATCGTAGTTCTTGCCCCACAGTGTCAACGCCAGGATTGGCACATCGTCAATCGAGCGCACCTTCACCAGTGGCTGCGACACTCCGCGTGGAATTTGGTCGAAGTGCGAGTAAAGCTGGTTGTAAGTCTTTACGATCGCATCCTCTTCTTTTGTGCCCACCTTGAATCGCAGGATCACCAGGCTGGCGCCGGGACGCGAGATCGAGTACACATACTCCACACCCGCAATTTGCCGAAGCAGTTTCTCCATCGGCACGCTGACGCGCTCTTCCACTTCTTGTGGAGTGGCGCCGGGCATGGACACCATCACGTCCAGCATCGGCACGATGATCTGTGGCTCTTCTTCGCGCGGTGTCTTCCAGATCGCAAACGCGCCGATCAGCAACGCTGCCGTGATCACCAGCGGCGTCAGCTTCGAGTCGATGAACCCGTGTGCAATTCTTCCCGCTAGTCCCCTGCTCATTACCGCACCTCGACGCGTTTTCCGCCGATCTCACGGTCGCCCGGCGAAAGCACGACCGATTCATTCGGACCTAATCCGGACAGCACTTCAAACCCATCGTCCCTCGTGTCGCCCACGGTCACATAACGGAGCGTTGCAATCTGGTCTGGTCCAACCACGAACACGCCCTTTAGCGCTCCGCGGTCCACAACCGCCGTCTTCGGAAGCACCAGCGAATCCCTCTCCCCGCGCGCTAAGCTCGCTCGTCCAAAAAGACCGCTGCGCAGCAACCTGTTTGCCGGCAACTCGACCTTCACCATGAACGTTCTCGAAGCCGGATCAGCCGATGGCACAATCTGCGTCACCTTGCCTGCAAGCTGCTCATCGGGATATGCATCCAGGCGCACCGGGACCGTTTCGCCAATCTTCACGAATCGCAGGCTTCCCTCGTCCACGGTCGCCTC
This region of Terriglobales bacterium genomic DNA includes:
- a CDS encoding efflux RND transporter permease subunit gives rise to the protein MSRGLAGRIAHGFIDSKLTPLVITAALLIGAFAIWKTPREEEPQIIVPMLDVMVSMPGATPQEVEERVSVPMEKLLRQIAGVEYVYSISRPGASLVILRFKVGTKEEDAIVKTYNQLYSHFDQIPRGVSQPLVKVRSIDDVPILALTLWGKNYDSQRLRQVAAELEHTIKQVDDVSETHIIGGLPRTVRVMLDPQRLAAYGVFAGQVVNAIQGANARADAGSFSQSNNEFKVEAGHFLNSAADLQQVVVAVKNGRPVYLRDVAASIEDGPAEVSDYVLFGNGGSEKGAGVDYPAVTLTVAKRKGTNATVIAEQVLERIHALRGNTVPADLNITTTRNYGETAKEKSDELLKHLFIATLSVTLLIAVALGWRESGVVLIAIPVTLALTLAIFYLYGYTLNRVTLFALIFSIGILVDDAIVVVENIVRHFRLPQNKGRSLTEVAVEAVDEVGNPTILATFAVIAAILPMAFVRGLMGPYMEPIPVGASAAMLFSLIVAFVVSPYAALRLLRHYALDSGGHGHHETEGWTTKLYRRVMNPLISERKKRHIFLGGVVVLLLLAVMFVPLKLVKVKMLPFDNKSEFQVIVDMPDGTTLEQTTRVAQALGSLLAKQPEIANYQIYAGTSGPYNFNGLVRHYFLRRGPNQADIQVNLLGKDERSQQSHEIARRIRPELVKIGEPFGARIKVSEVPPGPPVLQTLVAEVYGPDLNGQMKVAEQVKQIFKDTPGVVDVDWYVEDPQPKYDLKVDLDKAALHGVSAADVTNTVQLALSGMDAGLLHTPSDRENVPINVRVSRADRSSIEQIESLKVPTASGQQVSIGELTHLEKTTIDKSVYRKNMQRVVYVTGDVAGGEESPVYAILKMNRALDKLTLPAGYTLQRYNAVQPESTDRYSMKWDGEWQISIEVFRDLGLAFAAVLVLIYVLVVGWFRSFITPLVIMAPIPLTLIGILPAHAMLGAFFTATSMIGFIAGAGIIVRNSIILVDFIELRRSEGMSLEEAVVDAGAVRFRPMLLTAAAVVVGASVILFDPIFQGLAVSLMAGEVASTLLSRMAVPVLYYMVQKRLGKVEPHMHSPENIAECEQVTCETPSV